A window of the Butyricimonas virosa genome harbors these coding sequences:
- a CDS encoding acyl carrier protein, with the protein MKEQFLKNLKDVFEIEDRELAMDDKFREYPEWDSLAYLSVIAMLDEEYDCQIEEAEFKKLITVSDLFNVISKK; encoded by the coding sequence ATGAAAGAGCAATTTTTGAAAAATTTAAAAGATGTTTTTGAGATTGAAGATCGTGAATTGGCTATGGATGATAAATTTCGGGAATATCCGGAATGGGATTCGTTGGCTTATTTGTCTGTTATTGCCATGCTAGATGAAGAGTATGATTGTCAGATTGAGGAGGCTGAATTTAAAAAATTGATAACGGTCAGTGATTTGTTTAACGTTATAAGTAAAAAATAG
- a CDS encoding 3-oxoacyl-ACP synthase III family protein: MAFLEYEGVGITAMAAAVPRTVIKNYEYTQYFSAEEVKEVVDKVGIYERRFADENTCASDLCFAAAEKLIEDNHIDRSEIDLLIFISQTPDYRMPATSVILQERLKLGNSTIAFDINLGCSAFMYGMSVVFALMQQKGIRKALILDGETRSKVYSPKDRRTAFLFGDGGVAALVERNERFGKSYFSLNSDGSREGLIKVDAGGYRKMSSMETVRERVVDEYGNIRSEEQGYMHGGDVFNFVIREIPRDIKALLEYTGMDKDSFDYMVFHQANNFINSYLAKKLKLDTSKIPSTIAKYGNTSSVSVPLTIVSELKGRLDGNKRLLLSAFGVGMTWATAIVDFNDCKISDIVEV, translated from the coding sequence ATGGCTTTTTTGGAGTATGAAGGAGTCGGAATTACAGCTATGGCGGCAGCTGTTCCCCGTACCGTGATCAAGAATTACGAGTACACACAATATTTTTCCGCGGAAGAGGTGAAAGAGGTCGTGGATAAAGTGGGAATTTACGAGCGGCGGTTTGCTGATGAAAATACTTGTGCTTCAGATTTGTGTTTTGCTGCGGCAGAAAAGTTGATCGAGGATAATCATATTGATCGTTCCGAAATAGATTTGTTGATTTTTATTTCTCAAACACCGGATTATCGGATGCCGGCAACATCTGTGATATTACAAGAGCGATTGAAATTAGGGAATTCAACGATTGCATTTGATATTAATTTAGGGTGTTCGGCATTCATGTATGGTATGAGTGTGGTGTTTGCCTTGATGCAACAAAAAGGGATAAGGAAAGCACTAATATTAGATGGGGAAACTCGTTCTAAAGTGTATTCACCTAAAGATCGACGTACGGCATTCCTTTTTGGAGATGGTGGGGTTGCTGCTTTGGTAGAGAGGAACGAACGATTCGGGAAAAGTTATTTCTCATTAAATTCGGATGGATCGAGGGAAGGTTTGATTAAGGTTGATGCAGGGGGATATCGTAAAATGAGTTCCATGGAAACGGTTCGGGAAAGGGTCGTGGACGAGTATGGGAATATCCGTAGCGAGGAACAGGGATATATGCACGGGGGAGATGTATTTAATTTTGTGATCAGGGAGATCCCCCGGGATATTAAAGCGTTGCTTGAGTATACGGGCATGGATAAAGACTCGTTTGATTATATGGTATTTCATCAAGCAAATAACTTTATTAACTCGTATCTTGCCAAAAAGTTAAAGTTAGATACAAGTAAAATACCTTCTACCATAGCAAAGTACGGGAATACTTCTTCCGTGTCGGTGCCTTTGACGATTGTAAGCGAATTGAAAGGACGGCTGGATGGGAATAAGAGATTGTTACTTAGTGCTTTTGGTGTAGGGATGACTTGGGCTACGGCAATCGTAGATTTTAATGATTGTAAGATCAGTGATATTGTAGAGGTATGA
- a CDS encoding sugar transferase: protein MYKSFFKRLLDFCLVTCGLLLIWPVLLIVCIWLHFANKGAGAFFTQERPGKDGKIFKVIKFKTMTDERDDSGKLLPDAKRLTKVGRFVRSTSIDELPQLLNVLKGDMALIGPRPLLVRYLSLYNERQARRHEVRPGITGWAQVNGRNAISWEEKFDYDVWYVDHVSLWLDLKIVLLTIKKVFVREGINSGTAATMEPFRGSKTSML, encoded by the coding sequence ATGTATAAATCTTTTTTCAAACGTCTACTTGATTTCTGTTTGGTTACATGTGGTTTACTCTTGATTTGGCCCGTTCTTTTAATTGTCTGCATATGGTTGCATTTTGCTAATAAAGGAGCGGGGGCGTTTTTTACCCAAGAACGTCCCGGAAAAGATGGTAAGATATTTAAAGTGATCAAGTTTAAAACCATGACTGATGAAAGGGATGATTCGGGGAAATTATTACCGGATGCGAAACGTTTGACAAAAGTGGGAAGGTTTGTTCGTTCAACCTCAATTGATGAATTGCCTCAATTGTTGAATGTGTTGAAAGGAGATATGGCTTTGATTGGACCGCGGCCTTTACTGGTGCGTTATTTGTCACTTTATAATGAAAGACAGGCACGGCGGCATGAGGTGAGACCCGGGATTACGGGGTGGGCACAAGTTAACGGGCGAAATGCTATTTCTTGGGAAGAGAAATTTGATTATGACGTGTGGTACGTGGATCATGTTTCTTTGTGGCTTGATTTGAAAATCGTGTTATTGACAATTAAAAAGGTCTTTGTTCGGGAGGGAATTAATTCGGGAACCGCTGCAACGATGGAACCATTTAGAGGAAGTAAAACAAGTATGTTATGA
- a CDS encoding GDP-L-fucose synthase family protein, with product MDKESKIYVAGHRGLVGAAIWNNLKSKGYTNLVGRTHAELDLLDGVAVREFFDSERPEYVVLAAAHVGGIVANNTYRADFIYRNLQIQQNVIGESFRHGVKKLLFLGSTCIYPREAPQPMREDCLLTGPLEYTNEPYAMAKIAGLKMCESFNLQHGTNYVAVMPTNLYGPNDNFHLENSHVLPAMIRKIFLGKCLMEGNWTLTRQDLNRRPVESVTGEGTREEIEAVLGKYGIHAGRIELWGSGRPLREFLWSEDMADASVHVLEHVDFKDTHEAGAKEIRNCHLNVGTGVEVSIKELSELVALVEGYEGKILFDTSKPDGTPRKLTDPSKLQALGWRHKVNLDEGVRRLFEWYKNTL from the coding sequence ATGGATAAAGAGAGTAAAATATACGTGGCCGGGCACCGGGGACTGGTGGGGGCGGCCATCTGGAACAACTTGAAGTCGAAAGGGTACACGAACCTTGTCGGGAGGACTCACGCGGAGCTGGACTTGCTGGACGGTGTCGCCGTGCGTGAATTCTTCGACAGCGAGCGGCCCGAGTACGTGGTTCTCGCCGCGGCTCACGTGGGGGGAATCGTCGCTAACAACACTTACAGGGCGGATTTCATCTACCGGAACTTGCAGATACAGCAGAACGTGATCGGGGAGAGCTTCCGGCACGGGGTGAAGAAGCTGTTATTCCTGGGCAGCACCTGTATCTACCCCCGGGAGGCCCCCCAGCCGATGCGGGAGGATTGCCTGTTGACAGGCCCGCTGGAATACACGAACGAGCCTTACGCCATGGCGAAAATTGCCGGTTTGAAGATGTGCGAGAGTTTTAACCTGCAACACGGGACAAATTACGTGGCCGTTATGCCGACGAACCTTTACGGGCCGAACGATAATTTCCACCTGGAGAACAGCCACGTGTTGCCGGCTATGATTCGAAAGATATTCCTGGGCAAGTGCCTGATGGAGGGTAACTGGACGTTAACACGCCAGGATTTGAATAGACGTCCCGTGGAAAGTGTCACTGGAGAGGGAACTAGAGAGGAAATAGAGGCTGTACTGGGGAAGTACGGCATTCACGCTGGCAGGATAGAGCTCTGGGGATCGGGACGACCTTTACGGGAATTCTTGTGGAGCGAGGACATGGCTGACGCCTCCGTTCACGTGCTGGAACACGTGGATTTCAAGGATACTCACGAGGCGGGTGCAAAGGAAATCCGGAACTGTCATCTTAACGTGGGCACGGGAGTGGAGGTGTCCATAAAGGAGCTTTCAGAACTCGTGGCTCTAGTCGAGGGATATGAAGGGAAAATACTCTTTGACACGTCGAAACCGGACGGGACGCCGCGGAAGTTAACGGATCCTTCAAAATTGCAGGCCCTGGGATGGAGGCATAAAGTTAACCTTGACGAGGGGGTAAGGCGTTTATTCGAGTGGTATAAAAACACGTTGTAG
- the gmd gene encoding GDP-mannose 4,6-dehydratase, which produces MANIALITGITGQDGSFLAEFLLEKGYEVHGIIRRSSSFNTARIEHLYLDEWVRDMKNKKLIDLHYGDMTDSSSLVRILQQVRPTEIYNLAAQSHVKVSFDCPEYTAEADAVGTLRLLEAVRILGMEKECRIYQASTSELFGLVQEVPQKETTPFYPRSPYGVAKQYGFWITKNYRESYGMFAVNGILFNHESERRGETFVTRKITIAAARIVQGYQDKLYLGNLDALRDWGYARDYVECMWLILQHDTPEDFVIATGEYHTVREFTTLAFKEVGIELRWEGEGVDEKGIDVATGKVLVEVDPKYFRPAEVEQLLGDPTKARTLLGWNPGKTSFEDLVKIMVEHDMKFVKKIHLKVQM; this is translated from the coding sequence ATGGCGAATATAGCTTTAATAACTGGCATAACCGGCCAGGACGGTTCTTTTTTGGCCGAATTTTTACTGGAAAAGGGGTACGAGGTACACGGGATCATCCGTCGTTCCTCGTCTTTTAACACGGCTCGCATCGAGCATCTTTACCTGGACGAGTGGGTACGGGACATGAAGAACAAGAAGTTGATAGACCTCCATTACGGGGACATGACGGACTCGAGCTCGCTGGTGCGAATTTTGCAACAGGTGAGGCCGACGGAAATCTATAACCTGGCGGCACAGAGTCACGTGAAAGTGTCTTTCGATTGCCCCGAGTACACGGCGGAGGCCGACGCGGTGGGAACGCTTCGCCTGCTGGAAGCCGTTCGTATCCTGGGCATGGAGAAGGAGTGCCGGATTTACCAGGCGTCCACCTCGGAATTGTTCGGGCTGGTGCAGGAAGTTCCCCAGAAAGAAACGACCCCTTTTTACCCCCGTTCCCCTTACGGGGTGGCCAAGCAATACGGTTTCTGGATCACGAAAAATTACCGGGAGAGTTACGGGATGTTCGCCGTGAACGGGATCTTGTTCAATCACGAGAGCGAGAGACGGGGAGAGACGTTCGTGACCCGGAAGATCACCATCGCTGCGGCTCGAATCGTGCAGGGATACCAGGACAAGTTGTACCTGGGGAACCTTGACGCGCTCCGGGACTGGGGGTACGCGAGGGATTACGTGGAGTGCATGTGGTTGATCCTGCAACACGACACGCCGGAAGATTTCGTGATCGCCACGGGGGAGTACCACACCGTGCGGGAATTCACCACGTTGGCCTTCAAGGAGGTGGGGATAGAGCTTCGCTGGGAAGGCGAGGGGGTGGACGAGAAGGGTATCGACGTGGCCACGGGCAAGGTGCTGGTGGAAGTTGATCCCAAGTATTTCCGCCCGGCGGAGGTGGAGCAGTTGCTGGGAGATCCCACGAAAGCGAGGACGTTACTGGGATGGAATCCCGGCAAGACCTCGTTTGAAGATCTGGTCAAGATAATGGTGGAACACGACATGAAATTCGTGAAAAAAATTCATCTAAAGGTTCAAATGTGA
- a CDS encoding SDR family NAD(P)-dependent oxidoreductase produces MTPFDLTGKNILISGASSGIGRQCAISCDKMGATVILMGRDNARLEETLSQMDEPSKHLVCRGNLTDFDWVTQIVEYVVREKGRLHGLLNCAGISATLPMKLVSKEKLEEYFTTNVFAAYHLTQEVCKVGHFDKNGGSIVFFSSVMGCVGEVGKSLYGMTKGALVAGMRSLACELAKKSIRVNTVSPGVVITPINEHLPHIANPEKRKILEEQHLLGLGRPEDVANACIYLLSDASRWVTGTNLVIDGGYTAR; encoded by the coding sequence ATGACTCCTTTTGATTTGACTGGTAAAAATATTTTGATATCGGGGGCTTCTTCCGGTATTGGGAGACAATGTGCCATTAGTTGCGATAAAATGGGGGCAACTGTGATTTTGATGGGCAGGGATAATGCTCGTTTAGAAGAGACGTTGAGTCAAATGGATGAGCCGTCAAAACATTTGGTTTGTAGGGGTAATTTGACTGATTTTGATTGGGTGACTCAAATAGTGGAATATGTTGTGAGGGAGAAAGGACGTTTACATGGGTTATTGAATTGTGCAGGAATCTCGGCAACATTACCCATGAAGTTGGTATCTAAAGAGAAATTGGAAGAGTATTTTACAACAAATGTATTTGCTGCCTACCATTTGACTCAAGAAGTTTGTAAAGTCGGACATTTTGATAAAAATGGGGGAAGTATTGTTTTTTTCTCTTCTGTTATGGGGTGTGTTGGTGAAGTTGGGAAATCTTTGTACGGAATGACTAAGGGGGCTCTGGTTGCAGGAATGCGTTCTTTAGCTTGTGAATTGGCTAAAAAAAGTATCCGAGTGAACACAGTTTCACCAGGAGTTGTGATCACTCCGATTAACGAACACTTGCCTCATATAGCGAACCCCGAAAAAAGAAAAATACTTGAAGAACAACATTTGTTAGGTTTGGGAAGACCGGAGGATGTCGCGAATGCTTGTATCTATTTGTTATCGGATGCTTCTCGTTGGGTGACAGGTACTAATTTGGTCATTGATGGAGGGTATACCGCTCGGTAA
- a CDS encoding serine acetyltransferase has protein sequence MKDIAIYGFGGFGREVACVIQAINEIEPTWNLIGFFDDGHVEGEENRYGKVLGGIDVVNRYPQKLSVVMAIASPCVLQKLTREMVNPNIEFPNIIAPNVLFFDQESVEMGQGNVITYGGRVSCGVKFGDFNLLNGCVSLGHDVQIGSYNMLQPEVRVSGESIIGDSNFFGVRSIILQGIRIGNNTRIGAGSVVIRKTKDGMLYFGNPAKLMKEQ, from the coding sequence ATGAAAGATATTGCCATATATGGATTTGGTGGTTTCGGTCGAGAAGTCGCTTGTGTTATTCAAGCCATTAACGAGATTGAACCGACTTGGAATTTGATTGGCTTTTTTGATGATGGGCATGTTGAGGGAGAAGAAAATCGCTATGGAAAGGTGTTGGGAGGAATAGACGTGGTGAATCGTTATCCGCAGAAGTTGTCTGTGGTGATGGCTATTGCTTCTCCTTGCGTGTTGCAAAAGTTGACAAGGGAGATGGTTAATCCGAATATTGAATTTCCTAATATTATAGCTCCGAATGTGTTATTTTTTGATCAGGAGTCCGTGGAGATGGGGCAGGGGAATGTGATCACGTATGGCGGGAGAGTCAGTTGTGGGGTGAAGTTCGGTGATTTTAATCTTTTAAACGGTTGCGTGTCTTTGGGACATGATGTACAAATCGGGAGTTACAATATGTTACAGCCGGAAGTACGCGTGTCGGGAGAATCAATAATTGGTGATTCTAATTTCTTTGGGGTACGTTCCATTATATTGCAAGGAATAAGGATTGGGAATAACACGCGTATTGGGGCCGGAAGTGTGGTTATCCGGAAAACAAAGGATGGTATGCTTTACTTTGGAAATCCGGCAAAATTGATGAAAGAACAATAA